The Polyangiaceae bacterium genomic interval GCTGCATCTCGTTCAGATCACGACCCTTCAATGGGCGGCTGCGGTAGGGGGACGTCATCATCGCGCCCCCTTTCGACCGCAGAGAGCGCAAGCCCCTGCTTCATGAGGACGACCAGACAGGACTTGCTCGATGGGGATGTTCGCGGCGCGAGCCACGAGCACCGCCATGGCATACGTCCCCTTGTTTTTGACATGGTGAAGCGTGCTTACAGGCACGCCTATGACCGACGAGAGCACCTCGTATCCGCCGTAAGCGCGTGCAACGTTCTGCACGGCGATCCGGATCCGGGCTCGTTCTTCGGGCGTGGGCGTGAATGAAGGGCTGCGACGTCCCTTGGACGCGCGCTTTTCTTGGCCCTGCGGGGCAGGGTGAACTAGACGAAGCATCGGGTACGACCTCGCTACGACGGGGTTGCGCCAAGTCGCCCGCGGAGTTGGACAAGCTCCGTGGGCGGCGCCTTTTCAGGCAAGCGCATTGTAGGTCGCCGCAAGCGCGATCAGGTCAAATGACGGCACTATTCCTCAAATGACCGCACCATCGGTGGAGCGACCGGAGAGGGTCGCTCGGGGGCAGCCGAGCTGCTCGGGGGAGGCCGTGCGAGGTGTCGCGGGGGCAGCCGAGCTGCCTAGGGCGGACCGGTGGAGGTTGGGGGAGGGCAGTCGAGCTGCTTTGGGTAGACCGATATGGGTCAAGGTGGAGCGGCTGTACTTGCGAGATATGCGCGTATGCGGCGGAGGGCTGAGCGGACGAGCCAGACGTCGGCACGTGTTTCAGGATGTCAAGGTGATCAAGACCTGAATGCCGCGCGCACCTCGGGCTTGCGAAGATAGATCGCGCCCGCGATATAGAATCCGATTTGCAAGAGGAGCCAGCCCACGCCCACGGCGAGCCCGAAGAGCATGCTCGTCTCTGCGAGGCCAGTCGACAAGCCCTCCACGCCTGGTGGCATAGTACGTCCAGCGGGCAATGCTGCACGCACGATCTTGGGGCTGAATTCGCGCAAGATTTGTATCGTAGCCATTCCGATCGACACCGAGGCGATCGCATTGAGCACCTTCAATGGAATCGCCGCGATGAACGTGGTCGCCAGGATATCGCGGCCTTGCTTGCGAAGCTTGAGGCTCATGATACCCCCCACGAGCAGCGCCGCCGAGACCATGAGCGAGATGGTCACCAGAAAGCGGTTGTACGTCGCCCAGTTCTCGGTCAAGGCCACCAGCGCTTTTTTCATCTCCTGCTGGACTTCGGCGAGCGCCGCTGTTTGTGCAGGCGTATCGCCCATCATTTTCTCGGGCCCCGCCCGAAGGCTTGCCGCTCCGGTGAGCGCCGCCAAAAGATCGAGTGCGCCAAGGGCGATGGTAACAATCGACAGCATCTTGAGCTTGCGCGGAGTCATGCGCGCTTTCCTACCGGAGAGCTCCCGCGGATGCCAGTATTTTCAGACAAACGTTTTTCTGACCGAACGGGGGTGCGCATGATCGGGGGGGTCTGCACGATCGTTTGTCAATTCGCCACACCCTGCTCGTCGGAGCCTTCCGCGTGAAGTTGACGTTTCAATCAGCGGTCGCTTCCAATGAAGCTTGGATGTCCGCAAGCTCCTCAGGTGTCCAGTCGCGAATTTGTGCGAGAAAACCGTTGAAGTCTTTGGCCAAGAAGTATGGGCGCGGCGGTACTTCGGCGGAATCGAAGTACAAGACCTCCCCATGGTGCTCCTTCGACAAATCCAGCATGAAGATGTTGCCGCCCGAGTCACAGGCAATCGGAAGCAACTTGTTGTCCTTGCAACCTTCGAGAACTTCGAGGTTCCACAGAAGATCGCATGACTCAGTCGAGTCGTCGATACCATGAAACACGCTGATATCGGTTCCTTTGAAGTCAGCGCCATGGATGTCGATTAGGTTTGGCCGCGGACGTCCACCGTTATGTGCAAGCAAGAAGGCGCCGTACTGTTCCGGCAGTGGCCGACCAATCGACTGCTCGACACGCGCGAGGTCATCTACAGAAAGCTTTCGGCCAGATTCAACAATTTCCAGCATGGTCATTGGCTCGTCCTCGCAAAACCGCCGGTGTGCCCCGTCTGCTCGTGGATCCCCTTGGGTACCAGTTGCATTGTCTCGCCATCCTGATGATGGTGCCACGTATGGTCCTTGGGGTGTTCTTTCCATCCCGCCTTTTCATTTGCCAGCTTGAAGTCCCTTTTCCTGTCGCCGGTAAACTTGATCTTCACCTCTTTTTTTACCACACCCGCTGCTCGAAAATCCGGGTACCCATCTTTGTCGAACGGCACCTTCGTTTTAGGATGGACTTTCCCAGCAAGATGTGCATTGCGAATGACGGGTTGTCCGCCTGGCGCCCCCTTCGGCCGCGTCGTCGTCCTCGTGCCTGATGGGCTCGTCGTGGTCGTCGTCGTTGGCTCGGACGCTCCCCTCGGGCGCGTCGTGGTCGTCGTCTTGGCCGGCGGCGGTGGCGCTTGCACCGGTTTCGCCACGGGAGCCGGCGGTGCCTTGGCTGGCGGCGGCGCTTGCGGCGGGCGCGCGGCGGGCGCTGGCGAAGGTGGCGGGCTGGATGCCGTAGCCGTAGCCGGCTGCGCATCATCCGCGCGCGATAGGATGTCCGACAGCGCGTCGGCCCCGTGCTGCACGCTCACGACGCACGAGAGCAGGCCATTGGCCACGAGGCCCGCGGAGCCCACGACGATCACGACGCCCGCGGGTGCACCTCCGCCGGTCGCCGTGAGTCCCCCACCGCCAGCGATACCGGCGCATCCAACGCCGATTTGAGCAATGCCCCCGACGCCTTCCCCAACGGATTTGCCCAAGCGCGCCCATGGGGTGCCGCGAGGCAAAACGCCCGATTCAATGCCAACATCCGCGACAAGGCTGCCCAAAGGCAGGAAGCTGAGCGGTACGCCGGCGCCCGCGCCTCCAACGAATTGCGCGGCCGGATGATCCACGGCACGAGGGCCAGGATCCGGGGTCGTGGGAGCTGGCACCGGCTTTCCCAAGCGCAGCGCATCGGCAACCATGCGCTTGAATTGCTCAATGGCAATGCCCGTGGGCGGCATGATGCGTAAGGGCCGAACACCCGCCTGTTGGCCGATGAATGACGTATTCGGCTTTTCGTCGGCCGCAGCCTTGCAAGTTTGCTCGACGACGCGGACGAATTGCGCATGAAGCTCGTCCGAAATGGCGAATGTCGTCGATTCGGTGTCACGCTTGCACGGCGCCTTTTCATCCGCGCAATTCACCGCGAAATGCGAAAGCGACGGCCGTGGCAATGGCGACGCGTCCTTTGCATCCGGCAGCACGCGCGCCTGCTCGTCCTTCGGCAGCAACCGCTCACTCCCAGGCAATACCGACGGCGCTCTCCGCGGCTGCTCCGGCCTTGCAGCAGGCTTTTGCGCTGAACGCGTTATCGGCTTGGGCAATGGTTTTGGACCATTGCTCACGCTCTTCTTTTGCGGCTTTGGCTTGGCCTTCTTCGGCGGGGGCGGCGGTGGCGGAGGTGGCGGTGGCGGTGGAGGTGGCGGATCCGCTTCCGGCGGCGGCTGAACCGCGGGTGCAGGTACACAGCGCCGCGCGTCCTTGCGAATATCCTCGGGAAACCTGTCGAGGCTATCGGCGCCGAGTTTGGGATTGTGCTTGTAAACAGATATGAGGGTCGGTTCTCGGGTCCCAGGTTGCCGTTGAGCTTGCGACGCTCCATCCAGTGATGCGCTTGACGATCGCGAACGTGTCGTTGTCCGGCGAAAGATTGTCCGGCCTCCAGCACACCTCGACGGGCGCTACGTCGGCCCATGCGTTCGTCGTGAAGAGCGCGACCACGAGCACCGAACCACAGACCGCCCCAAGAAGGCAGCGCCACGACTTCAACACGAGCACGCTCGCCGCCCAGAGAAACCGAAGCCATGTCGCCATCCCGAGCCGTCCACCGCAGCACCTGGCACGTATCGACGCAGCAGGTAGGCTACAGGGAGGAAAACATGAAGGGCAAGCAAAGTTTGTAACGTCCCCCTTCCATCAAGCGCTCGATTCGGATAACGTCTCGGCCGCACCGCTTACGACGAGGTACATCATGCCCGAATCCAAAAAAGCCGCGCCCAAAAAGCCCGGATTGCCGCCCGATGCACGAGCCGCCCATTTACAAGTCGAAAACGAATTCGCATCCGTTGCGGAAGCCGATTTCGTGACCATCAATGTCGACATTCCGCAAGCCGTATCGCTGGCCCTCGGAGCGCTCGAAGGGCTCGCACCGCTACGCGCAGCCATCGTCGAACAACTGCCAAAACATTCCATTGCCACGTTCGATAAGCTCGGGACCTATGCGCTGGCCGCGTGGTATTCGCATTTGCTGTTTTTGAACGAGACGGCGCCGAAGAATACCGTCAAGGAATTGACCGAAGAAGCTGCGCCGCTTCGGGCAAACCTATTGCGTGACGCGGAAGCCGCTGCAGGTAGGGGTCTCGTGCCGTCAAAAACCGTCGAAGAAATCCGATCGGGCCAGGGCAATCTTGATATTGCCAATGACTTGGTCGCTCTGTCGGCGCTGTTCTCCGATAATTGGAAAACCTTGCAAGGCAAAACCGCTGCAACGGAAAAAGAAGTAGCTCGCGCCGGAGAGCTTGGAGCGCTGCTCTTGTCGGCACTCGGCGCGCGTGAACAGGTTGGCACGGTTGCATTGCCCTCGGCTGAACGTCGCGTGCGTGCCTTTACGCTGTTCATGCGCGCGTATGATGAAACACGGCGCGCCGTGCAATACCTGCGCTGGCATGAAGGTGACGCGGACGACTTGGCGCCGTCGCTGTACAAAGGGCGAGGGGGACGGGCTGCAAAAGCCGAGGAAGCTGCGCCCGAGGCAGTTCAGCAAGGCGCGCCCGTGGAAGCAGGGTCGTCGCAGCCTAGCTGAGCTGCTTGCGGCGGGCCGGAAGCGCATGCAACAGGGCAGCTTGGCTGGGATGGAGCGAATGGAGACGGTCGCTCGGGGGCAGCCGAGCTGCTCGGGGGAGGCCGTGCGAGGTGTCGCAGGGGCAGCCGAGCTGCCTAGGGCGGACCTGTGGAGGTTGGGGGAGGGCGGGCGAGCGCAGAGTGGGTCGCGCAAGCGCCTCGACCGGATGTGTCGGTATTTGGCAAGACCGCCGATCGCGACGACCGGTTGAGCGAACGCTGTCTCACGCGATGTTGGCACTGAGGGGGTAGGGGTTGCTGCGATTTGGCCGCTCGATGCGCAATTCAGAATGCCCAGCCGAGGCCGGCGCGTGCCGTTGGACGCAATTGCGGCAAATTTTCGAGGAAGAGCTGATGAAAGGTGCTGTCCGAGAAGCCAGAATAGTCACGATAGGCGTAGAGCCAGTATGACGCGCCGAGTCCGACGAGGAACGTAAAACCCTCCTTCTCGCGGTATTCGTACCCAACTTCAGCGGGCAACCATAGATCGAGACCGGGAGGGCCACGATGATCGTTCCACGGTATCCACTGAATCGTTACGCCAACACCGGTGGAAATCGACGACGACGGCGTAATGGGTATGCGAAACCTGCCCATTGCACCATGCTTGAAACCGAATTGATACGCGGCAGTTCCTTCGAGGACAAACCAAGGGCGAAAGGCATAACCCGCAGTAATTCCGAAGGTGAGTGGGGCGAATAGTTCTACCGTCGCCTCGATGCGCACGGCGATGGGTCGAACAGTTGCGGCATTGGGCACCTTTGCAGGTGGCGAGTGAACAGGTTTAGCCTTTGCCGGCTGCGGGCCGACATCCGCTGCAAGAGCATTTCGTGGCCCGAAGGCGATGACCAGGACTACCACGCAACCGATGGCGTCACGCGGAACGTTGCGCGCACGAGCAAACGTGCGAGGAGATTTGCTTTTCATGATGCCTCTTCAATCCGGCGGTAGACCCGTACCCAACGAATCCAGGCGCACGCGAGCAATCGTATAGCGACCGTTGATCTCGCCTGTTGCGAATAGCTCGGTGCACGTTAGGCCCAGGGCCGTAGAGAGTCGCCGCTCGACGGTGTTCGGGACGAACCAAGACCAGCCGTCACTGAGACGAGTAACGATGAGGTCATTTGCGGGGCCTTCCAATGCCGCATATCCGCACCCAACTTGGGCAGGTGCTCCAGAGATTCTGTTCGTCGGCAAGGCCCGCAGTCGCCGTGGTTGGAGTTTTGCCGGGTCCGTAGTGAACGGCGCCGTCATGATCGACCGTATTGGGAACTTGGTCTCATTCGGTGCTTTCCCTTCACCCTGGCACCAAACCATATCGATTCCATCAGTGCCGAAGTTCCCTGCTCCCCGGGTCCAGTCGCCGACCCAGCGAATGAAGGGACGAGCGCCGCCTATCGGGTCCCAGACGTTGATTCCTGTGCGGTACAACGTTGACGTACCCCAGAAGGCAGCGCCATCTCGGATTCGGAGGTAGCCAGCCTTTAGTCCCTCAGGGTCAACGGCTGCCGACGTAATGAAGATCTTTTCGCTCGTGTCCCAGGGGTGGAGGTGGAGCGCCAGGTTGTTGTCGAGCACGAGAAAACCCGTGGCGCCGCCAGCCATACCCTGGGTGTACGCGCCCACTGGACTCTTGTATTTCATGAGGGGCGGAGGATGCAGGTTGTCAAGGTCGCTGCCTATCGCACCCTGGTAGTCTTCCCATTCTTCAATGTCGTTCCCTCGGAAGAGAATGATGAACTTACCCTCATTGACGCCCTCGTCGTACGTTCGGCATTCGAGCTCGGTCCAAGCCTTACCACCCCAAACGAAATACATTGCCGTTCGGACGGGGCCGTCTGCATCGGCGACCATATGGATGGAATATGCTTTGTTGACGTAGCGGGCTAGCTGGAGTACCGCTGAACCATCCGGATTGCGGTCCATTGACGGATTCGCGGCGATTTTTGATTCTTTTCCGGCCCAATTCATCACCATCGATTGGCACACGAGACCATCGTTTGCCTCGGGGCAAGGCTCCCAGGTTATCGGCGGCGGAAGCATCGCTGCCGATTGCGGTACGTAGTACCGACACTTGCATGACCAATTGAGTGATTCCTGCCAACCCTCGGGCACAACCGAGGGGATTGGTTTGGGCACGCAAGCGTCCTCCACGGGAGGAGGCTCGATGTGGCCGCCAAAGCCGCCCGTGGTGGCGACAGTGCTGCTACTGGACGAGGTGCTCGTTTCCGCCGGACGGGACGCGAAGCCTCCCCCGCTGGTCTGTGCTGCGTGGTCACTGGGCGCGCATCCCATGGCGATCGAAATGACAAGGGATGCGCTCAGTGAACAAGTGCCGCCAGCGCGGCTCACAGTTGATCTCCCACGTCGGACACCGACGCCGAGCTCAAGGGGAGGTTTACGTAACGCTCGCGGTTGACTTTCCCGTTACCCTGCGATTGCCGCAGCAAAAGAGTATATCCACGCGCGTCCACGAGCGGCGGCAACACGAATGCACGATTTCCCTCAGTAATGCCGTCGACTTGCATCTCTGTATTGCCAATGTCGAGACGCGAGATTGCATGGCGTTTTGCGGTTACGTTGCTCGATGCAAGCAAGATGTCGCCATCTCGGTCCACCACGAGCCAATGGCGATTCCAGGCTTGATGGCGTGGCCAGGTTCCAAGGATGCGAGAATCGTAGCTGCGGAGTTTCAACGCCCAGAGTCGTGCCAAGCCCGCTGGCGTTTCATCCAAGACAACGAGCTCGTCGGAGTGGAAGTCATACGTCGCCGCAAGGACCTTCTCGACCTTGATATCCGATGGCACGACGTTCCAGTGGGTTGAATCGAGCGGATTGAACCAAATCTCGTGGGTTTCGACATCCGTTTGCACATCGCGACCTCCAAGGACAAAAATGCCGCGATGCATGCGCGTGAGCACCGCCGCATAGTCAATGGCATGTGGCGAGCCGTCACGTGGATCGGGTGGATCAACCGCACGATCCTGATTCGCCAAGAGGAAACGCCCATCCGTATGGACGGTGTCGATCAGCTCTTCACCGCCGACGCGCGAAAGTGCCACGGCAGCGGGAAACGATTGCGGCGTGCCCTGGTAGCTGAACGGTTCGGCTGCGTTCACCCAGACGAGATCCGGGTCAACCAGTCGCGTCTTCAAGACAGCGCCAAGACGGTCATTGATGACTTGCGCATCCTCATTTGGCGCACCAGTCAGCGCACCAAAAAGCCCATCATTGACGGGCAAGACATAATCGGCCTCGTTCAGCTCTGCGTCGAAGCGCCGAAATGCATTGGTAGGTGGTTGAAGTGTGGGGCGCCAGATGATGTACGTGGAGAATTCATCGGCATAATCTGCGTTCGCAGCATTGTTCTTCCCGTTGCCGCCACCTGGAGGGGGTGGATTGCCAATCGGCGCTAGGATTGGCAACTTGGTGATCGTGGAACTGATGCAAACCGTTGGTCCTTCAGGAACGAGCCCCTTTCCATCGATACCCAAGTTATGACTATTGGCGAGCTCGTCGTCTAGTGTGGGGTTTTGTCCCTCGACACCATGCAAACCGGTGCCAATGTCGATGATGTCTCCGACCGGCGTGTCCGCATGCAGCCAGAAATTGCCTCTCAAGCCATTCGGGGCGCCAGGATCCACCTGGAAGAGTTTGTCCGTGGACCATCGCAGGTAGTCGGATTGGTAGTTCCAAGTCAACATGAGGGTAGCGGGTTGTGACAGCAGGTTCTTCGCTGCCACGTCATACAGAATTCCTGGTCCCATTCCATTCGGATTCGTGCCATTCAACTGGCCGGCCGCAAATGTGACGCGATGAAAATGATCCTCCGCCATTTCGACGTTGACGCATCCCACGGGCGCGGGCGGTGCACAATCGCTCACCGCAAGTTGATCGTCCTGGATATCGACCTGTAAGTCGTCACAGAAGATCCCGGGCTGCATGTGGCAAAACCGCGCAGGCGTCAGAACGTCTGGAACGGGTATCGGCGAGCCACCAACAATGGTTGGAAGCGGGTGCGATGCAAGTGGATGCACGTCGATTTGATTGCGCCGCTCACTACCACAATTCAGCGTTACAGTGCCCTCATACGAACCGATGGGGCATCCTGCTGGACAATTCCCAAACTGGCACGGGTTGGGGCATTTGACCTTGCTCGTGATGACGAACGTTGGATCGACTGATTGCGACGGACACGGAACAGGATCGCACGCATCTCCTAGTAACGTTGCGCCATGGGCGTGCTCGGACAGTGCATTGCAGTTTGTCTGGAAATTATCAAAAACCCCGGGGCATGTATCGGCGTTTTCGCATACGCCGTCGCCGTCCGCGTCGTTCGTCGCATCGAACGGACACGGATCGCAAAGATCGCCCATGCCATCGCCATCTAGATCGAAAAGGCTGCTGTCGTCTTTGGTCGTTGGACACCAATCGTCGGGCGTCAATATTCCATCGCCATCGATGTCGTTGTCGAAAGTGAACTCGAGCCCTGGTACCTGTAGTGGAAGATCGACGTGTTCGATGTTCTTGATCGGCAGCCAGCCACCATTGGGGTAAGGCCCGAACGCTCCAGCCAACCAGCTCCACTTCTGGTAGGTAAACGATGCCGCCGTCCAATCGGTCAACATGGCTTCGGTGCACGTTGGCAGTAACGGATTTGGATTTACAGAACACTTCGGTGGCAGAGAAATCTCATCATAGTCGAACAACTTTTCGAATTGTTGCGCAAGGTCCAGGCTCAGCGGCTGGTCAATAAAGTGCTCGAGAGTGATACTGAGCACATCTGTGACTACCGCATCGCAGGTGCCAGTCCCACAAGTAAAGCCTGTGCAGCCGAAGAATCTTACACCGAAGACCAAGTCGCTCATCGTATCCGAGTGCACGTCATCGAAGTCTGCTACGGCTACTTTGAGAAACACCCGGAAACGCAAGTCTGCGTCGAACATCTCCGGCAGGTGAAAATTCTTACCAGCCAATTCTTTTGTCCAGTTGCCCTTATGGGTCGAAGGCAATTGGGGTGCGAATCCCATCTGGAATTTGAATCTGTTCAGTTTGGTTTGCACTGACACACCCTGGCATGAGCTATCGGGGAACGCTGGGTGCGCTATTACGGTGCTGCATACAGACGCGCAAGCATCTGCAAGCGCGGTGATGCCGCCGGTATCGATCGGAGATGGATTGACGCAGTCGCAAAGGAAGCCGCCAACGTGGTTACCCTGAGGAAATTGGCCTTCACCTCGGAAATACAGGCCATTTGGATCGTTGTTGAAAACGGACTGAACAGATGCTGCGGTCGGGCCAGTGTTGAGGACAAGATCAACCTCATATCTATCCAGCCCGCTCAGTTGCCCAAGGATTTCGAATGGCGTTCCTGCTACGGTTACTGGGTTTTGACCTTGCACGAGCGGAAATGGAAATATGTTGATTGCCGGTGGCAAGACTGCGGATTGGTCAGCTACCGGCAATTGCACAAGCGCCGGATCTATACTGACGCCGCCGAGAAAATGAGCAGTGAGACATCCTTCGTGTGCATTTGGCAGGCAAGCTTCCTCCGGACCGTTGCGGTTTACATGTATTCGGATCTCGGGGTTGAAATCGGCCAAAGCAGCGCGAATGCCAGCAAGCTTTGTATCATCAAGAAAGAATTTCCCATTAGCAATAGCGGTCGCGTCAGAAACTGGCACTGCACACGGTTGCCCGTTGCATGTCTCGTTCGCGATGTTCGAGCTCTGGAGCGTACCGCTCTGGCACGACACCAGCGTGCCCATGACTGCCATCAATGCCACGCGCGCGACGAGCGAGCGCCTAGAGGAGAGGAGAGGAGAGGAGAGGTTTGTTGTCACGGGATGCTGCCTCCGCAAGGGTATCACAGCAGCGGAACACCACATCCGGCGTACGTCAACAAAATAATTTGTCGTGCTTACGAACGAGCATGACCACCAGCCAAAAGTTTCACCTTCTTGTATACGTCGGAGGCCGAATTTCGTACTTGACATCTGCGGAAAGAGCTGCCTCGCGGACGTCGGAACAGCATGCATCAAAACGTTCTGGGGCTCCCCGTCGGCGCCAAGTTACGCATGAACCGTGCGGATGCATCGCTACGAACACATACTCGTATGCTGGAACCAGGGGCCCAGCTTTGTCAGCAAGAATCATGGTCGGCGCTGCGGCATCCCTTGAGCCGCAAACAACCATGATCGGCAGTCAAGTAGCGTGGACTGCACATTCCATGGCGCTTGTCAAGACGTATGGTGCGTCGACATACGGCATTCAGGTGTGCCTCGTTGAAGTCGATTGCATCCGTTTGGCAAGTTCGATGGCACTGCCCCCTTCCATCAAGCGCTCGAATCGGATAACGTCTCGGCCGCACCGTTTACGACGAGGTACATCATGCCCGAATCGAAGAAAGCCGCTCCCAAAAAGCCCGGATTGCCGCCCGATGCTCGAGCTGCTTATCTACAAATCGAAAACGAATTCGCATCGGTCGCGGAAGCCGATTTCGTGACCATCAATGTCGACATTCCGCAAGCCGTATCGCTGGCCCTCGGAGCGCTCGAAGGGCTCGCACCGCTCCGCGCAGCCATCGTCGAACAACTGCCAAAACATTCCATTGCCACGTTCGATAAGCTCGGGACCTATGCGCTGGCGGCGTGGTATTCGCATTTGCTCTTCTTGAACGAGACGGCGCCGAAGAATACCGTGAAGGAACTGGCCGAAGAAGCAGCGCCGCTACGGGCAAACCTATTGCGAGATGCGGAAGCGGCTGCAGGTAGGGGCCTCGTGCCGTCAAAAACCGTCGAAGAAATTCGATCGGGCCAAGGCAATGTCGATATCGCCAATGATTTGGTCGCTCTGTCGGCGCTGTTCTCCGATAATTGGAAAACCCTGCAAGGCAAAACCGCTGCAACGGAAAAAGAAGTAGCGCGTGCCGGAGAGCTCGGTGCGCTGCTCTTGTCGGCACTCGGCGCGCGTGAACAGGTTGGCACGGTTGCATTGCCTTCGGCCGAACGTCGCGTGCGTGCATTCACGCTTTTTATGCGCGCGTACGATGAAACGCGGCGTGCCGTGCAATACTTGCGCTGGCATGAAGGCGATGCGGACGACTTGGCGCCGTCGCTGTACAAAGGACGCGGCGGACGGGGTGCAAAAGCCGAGGAAGCTCTGCCCGAGGCAGCTCAGGAAGGCGCGCCCGTGGAAGCGGGGTCGTCGCAGCCTAGCTGAGCTGCTCGCGGCGGGCCGAAAGCGGATGAAGCGGGGTAGCTTGGCTGGGGTGGAGCGACCGCAGACGGTCGCTTGGGGGCAGCCGGGCTGCTCGGGGGAGGCCGGGCGAGGTGTCGCAGCGGCAGGCGAGCTGCTTGGGGGAAGCCGGGCGAGGTGTCGCGGGGGCAGGCGAGCTGCCCCGGGGCGGAGCGGCGGAGGTTGGGCGAGGGCGGACGGGCTGCTTTGAGGTGGCCGATATGGGTCAAGGTGGAGCGGCACATCATTTACATCTCGATGAACGTTCTGCGAAGTCATCAATGAAACCCTCCTTTGAGTATTTTGCGCGCCACCCGCCGCTCGCCATATACCGCGCGCCGAGCTCGCCGCGCCCCTCCTTCACCAGATCCACGGTTTCACCGCTTTCCGCAGTGAAGGAAAGGCGAAGCAGCCCTTGGTCGATGGCGCGGAGAAAAGCGAATATCGTCTCGTCCACGCAATCGGGGATGAGCACCTGTGGCGGTACCTTGCCGTCGAAAGGAACTGCGGCGTGCCTCCACCGCTTGGCCAGGGGCGTCTCCGAATGCGGCAACAGTTGCAGGTCGCAGCTTTGAATGGCCACATCGCGAACATGGCGCACGAGCAGTTGACCGAGCTCTTCGATGGCTCTGCGGGGCATGGGGAGCTCTTCCAGGATGGGGGCAAGCTCCGGCGTAGCGACGCCCCATTCGGAAGGGATGTCTGCGAAGTCGTCGATGAAACGCTCCTTCGAATACATCGGACGCCACTCTCCCGTCCCGATGTACCATCCGATGGGCTCACCCCCACCGACCACCGACCAATCCACGGTTTCTCCGCGGTTCGTGGTGAACGAGAGATGAAGGCGATCCGCATCATCCATCGCGTGCAGTAGCTTAAAGGCCGTAGCGTCTACACATTCGGGGATCACTATGCTCGCGGGCACGAAACCTCCCGCGGCCGCAGCGG includes:
- a CDS encoding SMI1/KNR4 family protein — translated: MTMLEIVESGRKLSVDDLARVEQSIGRPLPEQYGAFLLAHNGGRPRPNLIDIHGADFKGTDISVFHGIDDSTESCDLLWNLEVLEGCKDNKLLPIACDSGGNIFMLDLSKEHHGEVLYFDSAEVPPRPYFLAKDFNGFLAQIRDWTPEELADIQASLEATAD
- a CDS encoding thrombospondin type 3 repeat-containing protein → MSSTKFGLRRIQEGETFGWWSCSFVSTTNYFVDVRRMWCSAAVIPLRRQHPVTTNLSSPLLSSRRSLVARVALMAVMGTLVSCQSGTLQSSNIANETCNGQPCAVPVSDATAIANGKFFLDDTKLAGIRAALADFNPEIRIHVNRNGPEEACLPNAHEGCLTAHFLGGVSIDPALVQLPVADQSAVLPPAINIFPFPLVQGQNPVTVAGTPFEILGQLSGLDRYEVDLVLNTGPTAASVQSVFNNDPNGLYFRGEGQFPQGNHVGGFLCDCVNPSPIDTGGITALADACASVCSTVIAHPAFPDSSCQGVSVQTKLNRFKFQMGFAPQLPSTHKGNWTKELAGKNFHLPEMFDADLRFRVFLKVAVADFDDVHSDTMSDLVFGVRFFGCTGFTCGTGTCDAVVTDVLSITLEHFIDQPLSLDLAQQFEKLFDYDEISLPPKCSVNPNPLLPTCTEAMLTDWTAASFTYQKWSWLAGAFGPYPNGGWLPIKNIEHVDLPLQVPGLEFTFDNDIDGDGILTPDDWCPTTKDDSSLFDLDGDGMGDLCDPCPFDATNDADGDGVCENADTCPGVFDNFQTNCNALSEHAHGATLLGDACDPVPCPSQSVDPTFVITSKVKCPNPCQFGNCPAGCPIGSYEGTVTLNCGSERRNQIDVHPLASHPLPTIVGGSPIPVPDVLTPARFCHMQPGIFCDDLQVDIQDDQLAVSDCAPPAPVGCVNVEMAEDHFHRVTFAAGQLNGTNPNGMGPGILYDVAAKNLLSQPATLMLTWNYQSDYLRWSTDKLFQVDPGAPNGLRGNFWLHADTPVGDIIDIGTGLHGVEGQNPTLDDELANSHNLGIDGKGLVPEGPTVCISSTITKLPILAPIGNPPPPGGGNGKNNAANADYADEFSTYIIWRPTLQPPTNAFRRFDAELNEADYVLPVNDGLFGALTGAPNEDAQVINDRLGAVLKTRLVDPDLVWVNAAEPFSYQGTPQSFPAAVALSRVGGEELIDTVHTDGRFLLANQDRAVDPPDPRDGSPHAIDYAAVLTRMHRGIFVLGGRDVQTDVETHEIWFNPLDSTHWNVVPSDIKVEKVLAATYDFHSDELVVLDETPAGLARLWALKLRSYDSRILGTWPRHQAWNRHWLVVDRDGDILLASSNVTAKRHAISRLDIGNTEMQVDGITEGNRAFVLPPLVDARGYTLLLRQSQGNGKVNRERYVNLPLSSASVSDVGDQL
- a CDS encoding HNH endonuclease, whose product is MAKPVQAPPPPAKTTTTTRPRGASEPTTTTTTSPSGTRTTTRPKGAPGGQPVIRNAHLAGKVHPKTKVPFDKDGYPDFRAAGVVKKEVKIKFTGDRKRDFKLANEKAGWKEHPKDHTWHHHQDGETMQLVPKGIHEQTGHTGGFARTSQ